The DNA window AACACGGCACGGAGAAGATCAAGACGATCGGGGACGCCTACATGGCGGTGGCCGGGCTGCCGCACCCCCGCGCCGACCACGCGCGAGCGGCCGCCGAGCTGGCGCTCGACATGCGCGAGGAGGTGCGCCGGCACGGGCACGAGAGCGGCGTGCCGCTCGAGGTGCGCATTGGCATCAACAGCGGGCCGGTGGTGGCCGGAGTGATCGGGTCGCGCAAGTTTATCTACGACCTGTGGGGCGCCACCGTCAACATCGCCGGGCGCATGGAGTCGCACGGCGTGCCGGGCGCCATCCAGGTGACGGAAGTCACCTACCGAATGCTGGAGGGCGCCTACCGGTTCGAGCCGCGCGGACGCATCGCCGTGAAGGGGGCGGGCGAGATGCCCGCGTACCTGCTGGTGGATCGCCTGGATGGCGCGCAGGCGGTGGTTGCGGCGCGCGCGGAGGAGGCGACGGATCTGCCGTCCTCGTCGGCCGCCACGCTGCGCGGAGCCGGGCCGGCGGCCTGACGAGGCGCGGTCAGTCCTCGTAGTCGCCGCGAAACATGCGGTCCACCTCGTCCTTCGTCACCAGGATCTCGCGCGGCTTGGCGCCGTCCAGTGGCCCGACGATGCCCCTCTGCTCCATCATGTCCACCAGGCGCGCGGCGCGCGTATAGCCGATCTTGAAGCGCCGTTGCAGCATGGAGGTGGACGCCTGGCCGTTCGTGGCCACGAGCTTAACGGCGGACTCGTAGAGCTCGTCCTCGGACCCGCCCTCGTCGCCCGCGGCGCCCCCGCCCATCCCCATCTGCACCGGCGTCATCGTGTAGCTCGGGCGCTCCTGCTCCTTGAGGTAGGCGACGAGGGCGTTCGTCTCCTTCTCGGAGAGGTAGCATCCCTGGATGCGCGCCGGCTTCGAGCTGTCGATCGGGAGGAAGAGCATGTCGCCGCGCCCGATCAGCCGCTCGGCGCCGTTCATGTCAAGGATGGTGCGGCTGTCGACCTGCGAGGAGACGGCGAAGGCGATGCGCGAGGAGATGTTGGCCTTGATCAGCCCGGTGATGACGTCGACGGAGGGCCGCTGTGTGGCAATCACCAGGTGGATGCCCGTGGCGCGGGCGAGCTGCGCGATGCGGCAGATCGAGGTCTCGATCTCGCCGGCCGCCTGCATCATCAGGTCAGCGAGCTCGTCGACGACGACGACGATGAAGGGCAGTCGCTCGTCCTCGGAGGCGCCCTCGTTGTAGCCGTCGATGTTGCGCGTGCCGATGCGCGAGAACATCTCGTACCGCCGGTCCATCTCCTTGAGGATCGCCCGGAAGATGCCGGCCGCCTGCTTCACGTCCTTGACCACCGGGTGCATTAGGTGTGGGATGCCATCCCACAGCGATAGCTCAACGCGCTTGGGGTCGATCATGACGAACTTGATCTCGCGCGGCGTGGCCCGGTAGAGCATGGAGGCGATGAGGGCGTTGAGGCAGACGGACTTGCCCGAGTTGGTGGAGCCGCCGATCAGCAGGTGGGGCATCTGCGTCAGGTCGGCGTAGCGGTGGGTCCCGCCGACGTCCGTGCCCAGAGCGAAGGTGAGCTTGCCCGAGGCGTTTCGGAACTCCGCGGACTCGATGCACTCGCGCAGCGCGACGACGGAGGCGGTGGAGTTGGGCACCTCGACCCCGATGGCTGACTTGCCGGGGATGGGCGCCTCCACGCGCACGTCGATCGCCGCGAGGGCCATCGCCAGGTTGTCGGCCAGCGAGACGATCTTGCTGACCTTGATGCCGGGGGCGAGTTGGATCTCGTAGCGTGTGACGGTGGGGCCGTGGGCGATCTCCACGACGTTGGCGCCGATGCCGAACTGGTCGAGCGTCTCTTCCAGCACCTTGATCCGGTCGGCTAGCTCCTGCTGGGCGCGGCGCGGCGCGGCGGGCGGGGCCTCCTTCAGCAGCGTGAGCGGCGGCAGCCGGAAGTCGCCGGGCGCGGCTGGCCCCTCCGGCAGCGGCACGACGGAGGTGCTCTTGGCGGGGGCGGGATCGGTGCCGTCGCGAATGGCCGGAGGCGACCCCGGCTTCGCGGGCCCTGGCCGCCGCGCCGAACGCTCGGCGTCGGCCTCGCGGGCGCCGCTCCCCGGTAGGGAGGCCGGCGCAAGGCGGCGCTCCGACGAGGCATCGCCGCCCCTCTCGCGGCCTGCCGCGCGCTCCGCGGCGCGAGCGGCCAGCCCCTCGCGCACCGCGGCGCTCTTCTCGCGCACCGCGCCTACGCCCTGTTTCGCGGCGCCGACGCCCTGCCTGGCGGCGGCCAGTCCCACGCCGGCCGGCTTCCGCAGTGAGCGCAGGAGCTCGATGAAGGGTCGGTCGACGAGGAGCACCACCGACATGCAGGCGAACATCACCAGGAGCAGATAGGCGGTCTGCAGGCCGAGCGGACGGCACAGCAGGGTGGCGACGAGCGCGCCGAGGAAGCCGCCGGCGCCCATCAGCGTCTGCTCAGAGGCAGGGTCAAGCGCGGGAAGCGGTCCGTCGAAGGCGGCCAGGTGACGCCACGTGATGAAGGTGACGAAGAGGAGGAGCGTGCCGTAGGTGGAGTGCGAGAACGAGAAGCGGTCGTAGCCCACAAGAAACATGGAGCCGATGAAGAGCAGGATCAGCGGCACCGCGAAGGCGCCGGAGCCGGCCATCAGGCGCAGCCCGCGCACCGCGAGGTCCGGCACGAGCGCATCCTGGCGCCAGGCGAGCCAGAGGAGGCAGGCGGCGCCGGCGAAGAAGAGGGCCAGGCCGACCAGGTCGTGAACCCGGCGGGAAGAGGGAACCGACCGGGCGCGGGAGACGGCCATCGCACACCTCCAGGGCGGCCGCCGCCCCGGCGACTCGGCAGCGGGCGGGCGCACGAGGGATTATAGCAAATGGCGTCCGACCGGTCAATCGGGCGCGGCGCGGCGCTGCCGGGCGCCGGGGGGTGGCGGGGCAAGCGCGTGGCGGGCGCCAGCGAGCGGACCATGCGGGCACGTGGTGCGCGCCCGCGCGCCATTGCCGCAGGTCCCGCTCTGCGGACCTCGCAGCAGGCGGCTCTCGCCCTCTGGGTCTCCGGGAGCGGCGGGGCCCCGCGTCAGGCGTGCCCCGGCTTCGGCTCCGCCTCTGCGCGGCCGCCATCGCGCGCGGGCTTGCCCCTGTCGAAGTAGGCCTTCACGCGCGACAGGTCGGCGCCGAGTTGCGATCCGGGGTCGGCGGCGAACACCCAGGCCGCCGCGTGGCCCAGCGCGCCAGCGGACTGGCGGTACTGCATCCGAACCGTTAGCTCGGTCCCGCCGTTCTGGCCGGGCCGCACCGCGATGGCCCCCGCATGGCGAATCGGCTGGTCCTCCGTGGTCTCCCAGGCGATCCTCTGGTCGGCCAGGCGGCAGGTCTCGCGCGCGTCCCACTGAACGGTGGCGCCCACCGGGCCGCTCACCACCCAGCGGCTTATCCCCTCCCCGAGTGCGCGCACCTCGCGCACGCTCGGCATGAAGCGTGGGAAGTTAGCATAGTCCTGCATAAAGGCGAACACCGCGTTCGGCGGGGCGCTCAGCGCGATGGTTTGGTCCACCTGGATCATCGGCGCCTCGCCCGGCGCGTCGGCGGTTCGCCCCTGGTCGCTAGCGGCCACGCCTCGCGCCACGGCGATGGCTCCGAGGGCACCGATGCCGGTTCCCAGCGCCCCACCCCGGCGCAGGCCGAGCGTGGCTGCGGCGCCGCCCCCGGCGAGAGCGAGCAGGCGGGGGCCGGGAGCGAGGTAGCGGCGCGACGCCGCGGCGGCCCGGGGTGGCGAGCCATCCGGCTCCAGGTCGGCGCGCTCGACGGCGGTCAGACGGTTGGCGACACCGCACGCGCCGCGCACCTGGCCCGTGGCGAGGGTCACCGGGTCCATCTCGTTGCCGGGCACGCGGCCGCGCAGGGTCACGTGGCCGTCCTCGGCGGTCACGTGGATCGCGCGCGGGTGACTGGCGACGCGGCCCAGGCGGGCGCGCACGCGCTCCACCAGCACCGCGTCCGACACCGGCTCCGCAAAGAGGTGGCCGCGCGTCTCGGCGGCGACTCCCCGGGTGCGGTTGGCCAGGTCGCGGGAGGCGGTCGCCAGGAAGCCCTCCGTCCGGCGCATGGCACGTCTGGCCTGGCCGCGCATGCGCGCCCTTCGCCGCGCTCCCGCGTTCGGGTCAAGGAGATACATCAGGCCGG is part of the Chthonomonadales bacterium genome and encodes:
- a CDS encoding DNA translocase FtsK 4TM domain-containing protein; this translates as MAVSRARSVPSSRRVHDLVGLALFFAGAACLLWLAWRQDALVPDLAVRGLRLMAGSGAFAVPLILLFIGSMFLVGYDRFSFSHSTYGTLLLFVTFITWRHLAAFDGPLPALDPASEQTLMGAGGFLGALVATLLCRPLGLQTAYLLLVMFACMSVVLLVDRPFIELLRSLRKPAGVGLAAARQGVGAAKQGVGAVREKSAAVREGLAARAAERAAGRERGGDASSERRLAPASLPGSGAREADAERSARRPGPAKPGSPPAIRDGTDPAPAKSTSVVPLPEGPAAPGDFRLPPLTLLKEAPPAAPRRAQQELADRIKVLEETLDQFGIGANVVEIAHGPTVTRYEIQLAPGIKVSKIVSLADNLAMALAAIDVRVEAPIPGKSAIGVEVPNSTASVVALRECIESAEFRNASGKLTFALGTDVGGTHRYADLTQMPHLLIGGSTNSGKSVCLNALIASMLYRATPREIKFVMIDPKRVELSLWDGIPHLMHPVVKDVKQAAGIFRAILKEMDRRYEMFSRIGTRNIDGYNEGASEDERLPFIVVVVDELADLMMQAAGEIETSICRIAQLARATGIHLVIATQRPSVDVITGLIKANISSRIAFAVSSQVDSRTILDMNGAERLIGRGDMLFLPIDSSKPARIQGCYLSEKETNALVAYLKEQERPSYTMTPVQMGMGGGAAGDEGGSEDELYESAVKLVATNGQASTSMLQRRFKIGYTRAARLVDMMEQRGIVGPLDGAKPREILVTKDEVDRMFRGDYED
- a CDS encoding SRPBCC family protein is translated as MNKALGLAGALGLGAGLMYLLDPNAGARRRARMRGQARRAMRRTEGFLATASRDLANRTRGVAAETRGHLFAEPVSDAVLVERVRARLGRVASHPRAIHVTAEDGHVTLRGRVPGNEMDPVTLATGQVRGACGVANRLTAVERADLEPDGSPPRAAAASRRYLAPGPRLLALAGGGAAATLGLRRGGALGTGIGALGAIAVARGVAASDQGRTADAPGEAPMIQVDQTIALSAPPNAVFAFMQDYANFPRFMPSVREVRALGEGISRWVVSGPVGATVQWDARETCRLADQRIAWETTEDQPIRHAGAIAVRPGQNGGTELTVRMQYRQSAGALGHAAAWVFAADPGSQLGADLSRVKAYFDRGKPARDGGRAEAEPKPGHA